The following proteins are encoded in a genomic region of Danio rerio strain Tuebingen ecotype United States chromosome 16, GRCz12tu, whole genome shotgun sequence:
- the trpv6 gene encoding transient receptor potential cation channel subfamily V member 6 (The RefSeq protein has 3 substitutions compared to this genomic sequence), which translates to MPPAISGEINHWWRQMRFRLQHKKGWNEMLDETFLMQTKRVNDIPLFSATKENNAACIKKLLDCSSTDIFERGELGETALHVAVMNDNFEAAVALMNGAPELINEPMTSELYHGLTALHIAVINQNPNLIWEMIKRGADVTTPRVTGMYFRKRREGLFYYGEHILAFAACVGNKDIMSMLIKAGANIRAQDSRGNTILHLLVLQPNKTTACQIFDFLLAQDAEQDSALPLDMVPNYKGLTPFKLAARDGNVFQHLVNRRKVVQWSLGPVSSYLYDLTEIDSRVDEHSVLEIIATSHKKEARRILELTPVRQLITLKWNLYGKHYFRSLMVIYLVYISIFTVCCINRPLKGIPENYTKAGNDHTIKIKKTFKESYQSYTDQLRLIGEIISLIGAIIILLIEIPGILAVGVKRFFGQTALGGLFHVTLISYALLVLLLCGLRVTGIQGELIPMAFSLILGWFSLVYFARGFEMLGPYVIVIQKSIFGDITKFMWLSIIFLIGSSAALWIFYMTQEPLALPQYRSFPITLFSQFEVSVGQIDLPVDHTLFTHPVVYWTHVCFSLISNVLLFNLLVAMMSDTQWRVTQERDELWRTQVVATTLMLERKLPQCLWPRLGVCGLMFGLGERWYLRVEDRNDIMAQKLKRYVDAFPKDVEAPKEEKPSKSDGEQSITESNKEKSKKSKQYWSLIRRSIECEKEECVDCPNFKFL; encoded by the exons ATGCCACCCGCCATATCTGGTGAAATAAACCACTGGTGGAGACAAATGCGGTTCCGCCTTCAGCATAAAAAGGGATGGAATGAAATGTTGGATGAGACCTTCCTAATGCAGACCAAAAG AGTAAACGACATCCCACTGTTTTCCGCCACTAAGGAGAATAATGCAGCCTGCATAAAGAAACTGCTTGACTGTTCATCTACTGATATCTTTGAGAGAG GTGAGCTTGGAGAGACAGCTCTGCATGTTGCTGTGATGAATGATAACTTTGAAGCAGCGGTGGCTTTAATGAATGGAGCCCCGGAGCTCATCAACGAGCCCATGACATCTGAACTCTACCATG GTTTAACAGCCCTTCACATCGCTGTGATTAATCAGAATCCTAACTTAATCTGGGAGATGATAAAAAGAGGAGCTGATGTGACGACACCCAGAGTCACAGGCATGTACTTCCGCAAAAGAAGAGAAGGCCTGTTTTACTATG GTGAACACATCCTGGCATTTGCAGCCTGTGTGGGTAATAAAGACATTATGTCCATGCTGATAAAAGCTGGGGCTAATATTCGGGCTCAAGATTCCCGGG gcaacacCATCCTGCACCTGTTGGTTTTGCAGCCCAATAAAACAACTGCATGTCAGATATTTGACTTCTTGCTGGCTCAGGATGCAGAACAGGACTCTGCTCTTCCTCTAGACATGGTCCCAAACTACAAAGGCCTTACACCCTTCAAACTCGCTGCAAGGGATGGCAAC GTCTTCCAGCACTTGGTCAACCGCAGAAAGGTTGTTCAGTGGAGTCTGGGACCAGTATCCTCCTACCTTTATGACCTGACAGAGATAGACTCCAGGGTCGATGAACACTCAGTGCTTGAGATTATTGCCACCAGTCACAAAAAAGAG GCCAGAAGAATTCTTGAGTTGACTCCAGTCCGACAGCTCATCACGCTCAAGTGGAATCTGTATGGAAAACATTACTTCAG GTCACTGATGGTGATCTACCTGGTGTACATTAGCATATTCACTGTGTGTTGTATAAACCGCCCCCTGAAGGGCATTCCAGAGAATTACACCAAAGCAGGCAACGACCacaccataaaaataaaaaaaaccttcaag GAAAGCTATCAGTCATATACAGATCAACTGCGTCTAATTGCAGAGATAATCAGTCTCATTGGAGCCATCATTATACTGCTGATAGAG ATTCCCGGTATTTTGGCAGTGGGGGTTAAACGCTTTTTTGGCCAGACTGCTCTTGGTGGCCTCTTCCATGTCACTTT gATCAGCTACGCTTTGCTGGTTTTGCTTTTGTGTGGGCTGCGAGTCACTGGAATACAAGGAGAATTAATTCCGATGGCTTTTTCTCTGATTCTTGGCTGGTTCAGTCTTGTGTACTTTGCCCGGGGTTTCGAGATGCTGGGACCCTacgtcattgtgatacagaag TCAATATTTGGAGATATAACAAAGTTCATGTGGTTGTCCATCATCTTCCTCATTGGATCTTCTGCTG CCTTGTGGATTTTCTACATGACTCAGGAACCCTTAGCACTTCCGCAGTACCGCTCCTTTCCCATCACCCTCTTCTCTCAGTTTGAGGTGAGCGTCGGTCAGATTGATTTGCCAGTGGACCACACACTCTTTACCCATCCAGTGGTGTATTGGACCCACGTCTGCTTCAGCTTGATCTCTAACGTCCTCCTGTTTAATCTCCTGGTCGCCATGATGAGTGACACTCAGTGGAGAGTAACTCAAGAACGTGACGAGCTCTGGAGGACGCAG GTGGTGGCCACTACTCTGATGCTTGAACGAAAGTTGCCACAGTGCCTGTGGCCAAGATTGGGTGTCTGTGGTCTGATGTTTGGGCTTGGAGAGCGCTGGTATCTTCG AGTGGAGGATCGCAATGACATAATGGCCCAGAAGTTGAAACGTTACGTCGATGCATTCTCAAAAGATGTAGAAGCACCCAAAGAGGAGAAACCTTCTAAGAGTGATGGAGAGCAAAGCATTGCTGAGAGCAACAAAGAAAAATCGAAGAAATCAAAACAGTATTGGAGTCTCATTCGCAGGAGTATAGAGTGTGAAAAGGAAGAATGTGTGGATTGCCCAAATTTCAAGTTTCTCTAA
- the trpv6 gene encoding transient receptor potential cation channel subfamily V member 6 isoform X1 — protein sequence MPPAISGEINHWWRQMRFRLQHKKGWNEMLDETFLMQTKRVNDIPLFSATKENNAACIKKLLDCSSTDIFERGELGETALHVAVMNDNFEAAVALMNGAPELINEPMTSELYHGLTALHIAVINQNPNLIWEMIKRGADVTTPRVTGMYFRKRREGLFYYGEHILAFAACVGNKDIMSMLIKAGANIRAQDSRGNTILHLLVLQPNKTTACQIFDFLLAQDAEQDSALPLDMVPNYKGLTPFKLAARDGNVVVFQHLVNRRKVVQWSLGPVSSYLYDLTEIDSRVDEHSVLEIIATSHKKEARRILELTPVRQLITLKWNLYGKHYFRSLMVIYLVYISIFTVCCINRPLKGIPENYTKAGNDHTIKIKKTFKESYQSYTDQLRLIAEIISLIGAIIILLIEIPGILAVGVKRFFGQTALGGLFHVTLISYALLVLLLCGLRVTGIQGELIPMAFSLILGWFSLVYFARGFEMLGPYVIVIQKSIFGDITKFMWLSIIFLIGSSAALWIFYMTQEPLALPQYRSFPITLFSQFEVSVGQIDLPVDHTLFTHPVVYWTHVCFSLISNVLLFNLLVAMMSDTQWRVTQERDELWRTQVVATTLMLERKLPQCLWPRLGVCGLMFGLGERWYLRVEDRNDIMAQKLKRYVDAFSKDVEAPKEEKPSKSDGEQSIAESNKEKSKKSKQYWSLIRRSIECEKEECVDCPNFKFL from the exons ATGCCACCCGCCATATCTGGTGAAATAAACCACTGGTGGAGACAAATGCGGTTCCGCCTTCAGCATAAAAAGGGATGGAATGAAATGTTGGATGAGACCTTCCTAATGCAGACCAAAAG AGTAAACGACATCCCACTGTTTTCCGCCACTAAGGAGAATAATGCAGCCTGCATAAAGAAACTGCTTGACTGTTCATCTACTGATATCTTTGAGAGAG GTGAGCTTGGAGAGACAGCTCTGCATGTTGCTGTGATGAATGATAACTTTGAAGCAGCGGTGGCTTTAATGAATGGAGCCCCGGAGCTCATCAACGAGCCCATGACATCTGAACTCTACCATG GTTTAACAGCCCTTCACATCGCTGTGATTAATCAGAATCCTAACTTAATCTGGGAGATGATAAAAAGAGGAGCTGATGTGACGACACCCAGAGTCACAGGCATGTACTTCCGCAAAAGAAGAGAAGGCCTGTTTTACTATG GTGAACACATCCTGGCATTTGCAGCCTGTGTGGGTAATAAAGACATTATGTCCATGCTGATAAAAGCTGGGGCTAATATTCGGGCTCAAGATTCCCGGG gcaacacCATCCTGCACCTGTTGGTTTTGCAGCCCAATAAAACAACTGCATGTCAGATATTTGACTTCTTGCTGGCTCAGGATGCAGAACAGGACTCTGCTCTTCCTCTAGACATGGTCCCAAACTACAAAGGCCTTACACCCTTCAAACTCGCTGCAAGGGATGGCAACGTTGTG GTCTTCCAGCACTTGGTCAACCGCAGAAAGGTTGTTCAGTGGAGTCTGGGACCAGTATCCTCCTACCTTTATGACCTGACAGAGATAGACTCCAGGGTCGATGAACACTCAGTGCTTGAGATTATTGCCACCAGTCACAAAAAAGAG GCCAGAAGAATTCTTGAGTTGACTCCAGTCCGACAGCTCATCACGCTCAAGTGGAATCTGTATGGAAAACATTACTTCAG GTCACTGATGGTGATCTACCTGGTGTACATTAGCATATTCACTGTGTGTTGTATAAACCGCCCCCTGAAGGGCATTCCAGAGAATTACACCAAAGCAGGCAACGACCacaccataaaaataaaaaaaaccttcaag GAAAGCTATCAGTCATATACAGATCAACTGCGTCTAATTGCAGAGATAATCAGTCTCATTGGAGCCATCATTATACTGCTGATAGAG ATTCCCGGTATTTTGGCAGTGGGGGTTAAACGCTTTTTTGGCCAGACTGCTCTTGGTGGCCTCTTCCATGTCACTTT gATCAGCTACGCTTTGCTGGTTTTGCTTTTGTGTGGGCTGCGAGTCACTGGAATACAAGGAGAATTAATTCCGATGGCTTTTTCTCTGATTCTTGGCTGGTTCAGTCTTGTGTACTTTGCCCGGGGTTTCGAGATGCTGGGACCCTacgtcattgtgatacagaag TCAATATTTGGAGATATAACAAAGTTCATGTGGTTGTCCATCATCTTCCTCATTGGATCTTCTGCTG CCTTGTGGATTTTCTACATGACTCAGGAACCCTTAGCACTTCCGCAGTACCGCTCCTTTCCCATCACCCTCTTCTCTCAGTTTGAGGTGAGCGTCGGTCAGATTGATTTGCCAGTGGACCACACACTCTTTACCCATCCAGTGGTGTATTGGACCCACGTCTGCTTCAGCTTGATCTCTAACGTCCTCCTGTTTAATCTCCTGGTCGCCATGATGAGTGACACTCAGTGGAGAGTAACTCAAGAACGTGACGAGCTCTGGAGGACGCAG GTGGTGGCCACTACTCTGATGCTTGAACGAAAGTTGCCACAGTGCCTGTGGCCAAGATTGGGTGTCTGTGGTCTGATGTTTGGGCTTGGAGAGCGCTGGTATCTTCG AGTGGAGGATCGCAATGACATAATGGCCCAGAAGTTGAAACGTTACGTCGATGCATTCTCAAAAGATGTAGAAGCACCCAAAGAGGAGAAACCTTCTAAGAGTGATGGAGAGCAAAGCATTGCTGAGAGCAACAAAGAAAAATCGAAGAAATCAAAACAGTATTGGAGTCTCATTCGCAGGAGTATAGAGTGTGAAAAGGAAGAATGTGTGGATTGCCCAAATTTCAAGTTTCTCTAA